GAAGAAGCCGGCGTCCAGCGCCGCCTGCGCAGCCGGGACGCCGTCGGCGAGCAGCGCCCGCGCATAGCGCACGCGCTGGCGGCAGACGAAGCGATGCGGCGTCAGCCCGACCTGGCGGCGGAAGACGGTGACGAAACGGCAGACGCTGAGCCCCGCCACAGCCGCCAAGTCGTCGAGATAGAGAGCCTCGGTGAAATGCCGCTCGATATGGACCAGCGCCCGCCGGATACCGGGGCTCGCCGGCTCCGCCACTCGGGCGGCAGGACGGGAAACAGACTGGAGCATGGACCGCCTTGTCCTCCGCTGAATGCGAATAGCGCTATCAGGAAGGCTAGGAGCGGACGGCCGGACTGTGCGGCGGCTTTGGCGCACCGCTTTGGTATGCCCTGCCCTATTCGGGGGCACGATCGGCAGATCGTGCTTCGAGCTCGCTGGTCAGGCGGACGCCAGCCCGCCAATATGGAAGCTCTTCAGCTCGAGATACTCCTCGATGCCGGTCGCGCCACCTTCGCGGCCGATGCCGGACTGCTTGACGCCGCCGAACGGCGCCACCTCCATCGAGACCGAGCCGGTATTGAGGCCGACCATGCCGAATTCGAGCCGCTCGCCGACGCGCCAGGAGCGTTTCAGATTCTCCGTGTAGAAATAGGCGGCGAGCCCATAAGGCGTGCCATTGGCGATCTCGATCGCCTCGTCCTCGTGCTTGAAGCGGAACAGTGGCGCCACCGGGCCGAAGGTCTCCTCATTGGCGAGGCGCATCCGCGTGGTCGCGCCGGTCAGCACCGTCGGCACGACGAAACGGGAGCCGTCGACCTCGCCTTGCGCCCCCGCCAACCGCGTCGCGCCGAGCGAGAGCGCATCGTCGAGATGCGCGTGAACCTTCTCGACGGCCGCCGCATTGATCAGCGGGCCGATGGTGACGCCGGCTTGCCGCCCGTCGCCGACCCGCATCGCCGCCACCGCCTGAGCGAGGCGGTCGGCGAAGGCGTCGTGGATGCCGTCCTGCACCAGGATGCGGTTGGCGCAGACGCAGGTCTGGCCGGCATTGCGGAACTTGCTGGCGATGGCTCCGGCGACGGCTGCGTCGAGATCAGCGTCGTCGAAGACGATGAAGGGCGCGTTGCCGCCGAGCTCCAGGCTCAGCCGCTTCAGCGTATCGGAGCATTGCCGCATCAGCAGTGCGCCGACCCGGGTCGAGCCGGTGAAGGAGAGCTTGCGGACCACGGGATTTCCCGTCAGCGCTGCGCCAATCCCTTGCGGCAGGCCGGTGACGATGTTGATCAC
This sequence is a window from Bosea vestrisii. Protein-coding genes within it:
- a CDS encoding helix-turn-helix domain-containing protein, producing MLQSVSRPAARVAEPASPGIRRALVHIERHFTEALYLDDLAAVAGLSVCRFVTVFRRQVGLTPHRFVCRQRVRYARALLADGVPAAQAALDAGFFDQSHLSRHFKSVYGTTPGRYLREQVQSPPSRAGRLGYPARAAFSSVSSSRPA
- a CDS encoding NAD-dependent succinate-semialdehyde dehydrogenase; the protein is MSIVALEDRTLLVGRALIGGEWVGAASGEELPVRDPATGIEIGTIPACDEAETNAAIAAAEAAFPAWKARPAAERATLLERWHDLLLEHRKDLARIMTAEQGKPLAEAEGEVLYGAGFIKWFAEEAWRVYGSTVPAPTADRRILVLKEPVGVSAAIAPWNFPNAMITRKCAPALAAGCPIVVKPSELTPFSALALGVLAERVGFPPGVINIVTGLPQGIGAALTGNPVVRKLSFTGSTRVGALLMRQCSDTLKRLSLELGGNAPFIVFDDADLDAAVAGAIASKFRNAGQTCVCANRILVQDGIHDAFADRLAQAVAAMRVGDGRQAGVTIGPLINAAAVEKVHAHLDDALSLGATRLAGAQGEVDGSRFVVPTVLTGATTRMRLANEETFGPVAPLFRFKHEDEAIEIANGTPYGLAAYFYTENLKRSWRVGERLEFGMVGLNTGSVSMEVAPFGGVKQSGIGREGGATGIEEYLELKSFHIGGLASA